From a region of the Cytophagia bacterium CHB2 genome:
- a CDS encoding 4Fe-4S ferredoxin gives MNFGFIIDNRKCIGCHACTVACKAEHDVPIGVNRTWVKYIEKGEFPHTRRLFSVLRCNHCDEAPCVEICPVTALYRRGDGIVDFDNRRCIGCKGCMQACPYDALYIDPNTHTAAKCNYCAHRVEIGLEPACVNVCPEHAIISGDLDNPLSEIAQLLAREQVTARKVEKGTRPKLFYIEGDDASLKPSATEQASNYMWSSQTAGVGHFAHFAEARMQQADAAKMAETLAGKGEWVSGGNGEGEEVLIPRGGDEKKMKHKAQEVVQEKARRVYDAPGKGVLWGWEVSAYVWTKAIAAGAFLVPFLATVFHLTQTPASVQWLSLALSLFFLIATTALLVKDLDQAQRFIYVLLRPQWKSWLVKGGYALTIYGALLTLAAAAKFFNWPNVEIFANWTAAAFAVIAALYTAFLFAQAKGRDFWQSPVLPLHMLVHAFMAGAAILAVCASFMTAPENWIAFLRMTLYVSILTNLVILTVELLTPHSTADAKAVKEMIVAGRFGKTFWYGALLCGNALPLLLLAFGGSLLSAIAGILVLLGIYLTEHIWVRAPQLLPLS, from the coding sequence TATTGGCGTCAATCGTACGTGGGTCAAATATATTGAGAAAGGTGAGTTTCCGCACACGCGCCGGCTGTTTTCCGTGCTGCGCTGCAATCATTGTGACGAGGCGCCCTGTGTGGAAATTTGTCCGGTGACCGCGCTCTATCGCCGCGGCGACGGCATCGTCGATTTCGACAACCGCCGCTGCATCGGCTGCAAAGGATGCATGCAGGCGTGTCCGTATGATGCGCTTTACATCGATCCCAACACGCACACCGCGGCAAAATGCAATTACTGCGCGCATCGCGTGGAAATCGGTTTGGAGCCTGCTTGCGTCAACGTCTGCCCGGAACATGCCATCATCTCCGGCGATCTCGACAATCCGCTTTCCGAGATTGCGCAACTGCTCGCGCGCGAACAAGTGACCGCGCGCAAAGTAGAAAAAGGCACGCGACCCAAATTGTTTTATATCGAAGGCGACGACGCCTCGCTCAAGCCCAGCGCGACAGAACAAGCCAGCAATTATATGTGGAGTTCACAAACCGCCGGCGTCGGCCACTTCGCCCATTTTGCCGAAGCGCGCATGCAGCAGGCCGATGCCGCAAAAATGGCGGAAACGCTGGCGGGAAAGGGCGAATGGGTGAGCGGAGGGAATGGTGAGGGTGAGGAGGTTTTGATTCCGCGCGGCGGCGACGAGAAAAAAATGAAACACAAGGCGCAGGAAGTGGTTCAGGAAAAAGCGCGCCGCGTTTATGATGCGCCCGGCAAGGGCGTGCTCTGGGGCTGGGAAGTTTCGGCATATGTTTGGACGAAAGCTATCGCCGCAGGCGCATTTTTGGTGCCTTTCCTCGCCACAGTTTTTCATCTCACGCAAACGCCAGCAAGCGTGCAATGGTTGAGTCTGGCGTTGAGTTTGTTTTTTTTGATTGCCACCACCGCGCTGCTGGTCAAAGATCTGGATCAAGCACAGAGATTCATTTATGTTTTGCTACGGCCGCAGTGGAAATCCTGGCTGGTGAAAGGCGGCTATGCGCTGACGATCTACGGCGCGCTGCTCACGCTTGCGGCTGCGGCGAAATTCTTCAACTGGCCGAATGTGGAAATCTTTGCGAATTGGACGGCTGCTGCCTTTGCTGTGATCGCGGCGCTTTACACCGCATTTCTGTTCGCGCAAGCCAAGGGCCGGGATTTCTGGCAAAGCCCGGTGCTGCCCCTGCACATGCTGGTGCATGCTTTCATGGCGGGCGCGGCGATCTTGGCCGTTTGCGCGTCATTTATGACGGCGCCGGAAAACTGGATTGCCTTTTTGCGCATGACGCTTTACGTTTCCATTCTGACTAATCTCGTCATCCTTACTGTGGAATTGCTCACACCGCATTCCACCGCCGATGCCAAAGCCGTGAAAGAAATGATCGTGGCGGGAAGATTCGGCAAGACGTTTTGGTACGGGGCATTGTTGTGCGGCAATGCCTTGCCGCTGTTGCTGCTGGCGTTTGGCGGATCGCTGCTCTCCGCGATTGCCGGCATACTCGTGCTGCTCGGCATCTATCTCACCGAACATATCTGGGTGCGCGCGCCGCAGTTGCTTCCGCTGAGTTGA